In the genome of Prevotella sp. HUN102, one region contains:
- a CDS encoding 3'-5' exonuclease: protein MTTILYNKFDKKSIGQLPRATFPGKIVVVLNEEEANKAVDYLLSCDILGIDTETKPVFKKGQHNKVALLQVSTRDICFLFRLNLIGIPLCLVRFLEDRTVPKIGLSLTDDIMMLHQRSPFKQGYFIDLQNLVGEFGIEDMSLQKIYANLFHERITKREQLSNWEAPILNDKQKMYAATDAWTCIQIFEKLNELRDSGNYKTEVVPVPDTDNEEAK from the coding sequence ATGACAACAATATTATATAATAAGTTTGATAAAAAGAGTATCGGGCAGTTACCGAGGGCTACGTTTCCCGGGAAAATTGTCGTCGTTCTAAATGAGGAAGAAGCAAACAAAGCCGTAGACTATCTGCTCTCTTGTGATATTCTGGGAATCGATACTGAAACCAAGCCCGTCTTTAAAAAAGGTCAGCACAATAAGGTTGCTCTTCTGCAAGTAAGCACAAGGGACATCTGCTTTCTGTTCCGTCTGAACCTTATTGGCATTCCTCTCTGCCTCGTTCGTTTCCTTGAAGACAGAACCGTTCCTAAGATTGGACTGTCATTGACCGACGACATTATGATGCTGCACCAGCGTTCGCCATTCAAACAAGGCTATTTCATCGACTTGCAGAACCTTGTCGGAGAATTTGGCATTGAAGATATGAGCCTTCAAAAGATTTACGCCAATCTCTTTCACGAGCGAATCACGAAGCGCGAACAACTCTCAAACTGGGAAGCTCCAATTCTCAATGACAAGCAGAAGATGTATGCGGCAACCGATGCTTGGACCTGTATACAAATCTTTGAAAAGCTCAACGAACTGAGAGATTCGGGCAATTACAAGACAGAAGTCGTTCCGGTGCCTGACACGGATAATGAGGAGGCGAAATAA
- a CDS encoding DNA translocase FtsK: protein MAKKKTESKPKTFSEAIGLDYIVNDKTGFVFGLILLCLAIFVFIAFISYFSTGQADQSLVTALRPGEIENSAKEFQNTCGSIGAILSYFFITKCFGIPAFLIPVYIIICGVKMMKAYEKTNLWKWFFGTALVMVWSSIAFAKFLAPLTENQVFNAGGDHGAFCVQYVENIIGSPGLIALLVIVMLAFLTYITNETITVVRKMLNPVGYLRNKVKFTIVNHSESAATGSETVDLATENDEFIDPIPTTVEFLDDNIQGENEEKAHKSRKEKAKTNDEIEIDVNATTKEEEAKGKVVAGNVDLSTPINPREPFTSWKYPTLALLKEYDSDSKVNYVDKEELEANKNRIIQVLDEFSVQIRSIRATVGPTITLYEITPAQGIRISKIKNLEDDIALRLAAIGIRIIAPMPGKGTIGIEVPNKKPSIVSMYSILNSKKFQESTMELPIALGKTITNEVYMVDLAKIPHLLVAGATGQGKSVGLNAIITSLLYKKHPNELKIVLVDPKKVEFSVYSPIAKPFMAAVEENEDEPIITDVQKVVKTLKGLCVMMDERYNLLKSASARNIKEYNQKYLSHKLNPEEGHEFMPYIVVIIDEFGDLILTAGKEIEMPITRIAQLARAVGMHMIIATQRPTTSIITGNIKANFPGRIAFRVGAMMDSRIILDRPGAQQLVGRGDMLYLNGGEPIRVQCAFVDTPEVENISDFIANQPGPVLPLEIPEPIAEEGGASGGVGLDSSSIDPLFEEAAKAIVLNQQGSTSMIQRRFSIGYNRAGRLMDQMEKAGIVGAAQGSKPREVLITDEVSLDALLSTLK from the coding sequence ATGGCAAAAAAGAAAACTGAGAGCAAACCTAAGACATTTAGCGAGGCTATCGGATTGGATTATATAGTTAATGACAAGACTGGTTTTGTATTCGGACTGATCCTACTTTGTCTGGCAATATTTGTATTTATAGCTTTTATCAGCTATTTCTCCACGGGGCAGGCAGACCAAAGTCTCGTTACGGCACTGCGTCCCGGTGAGATTGAAAATTCTGCCAAGGAATTTCAAAACACCTGTGGGTCAATCGGTGCTATTCTGTCTTATTTCTTCATAACGAAGTGCTTTGGCATACCGGCATTCCTTATTCCGGTCTACATTATTATATGTGGCGTGAAGATGATGAAGGCGTATGAGAAGACGAATCTGTGGAAATGGTTTTTCGGTACAGCCTTGGTTATGGTATGGAGTTCGATTGCTTTTGCCAAATTCCTCGCGCCATTGACGGAAAATCAGGTGTTCAATGCAGGCGGCGATCACGGTGCTTTCTGCGTTCAATACGTAGAAAATATCATCGGTTCTCCGGGATTGATAGCGTTGCTCGTAATTGTGATGCTCGCTTTCCTCACATATATAACCAATGAAACGATTACAGTTGTGCGGAAAATGCTCAATCCTGTTGGCTACCTGCGAAACAAGGTAAAGTTTACCATCGTGAATCATTCTGAAAGTGCAGCGACTGGCAGCGAAACGGTGGATTTGGCAACGGAAAACGACGAATTTATCGACCCAATACCAACAACCGTTGAGTTCTTGGACGACAATATTCAAGGCGAAAATGAAGAAAAAGCCCACAAATCACGGAAAGAAAAGGCTAAGACCAACGATGAAATAGAAATCGACGTTAATGCCACTACAAAGGAGGAAGAGGCCAAAGGCAAGGTGGTTGCAGGCAATGTAGACCTTTCTACTCCGATAAATCCACGTGAACCATTTACAAGTTGGAAATACCCTACGTTGGCTTTGCTGAAGGAGTATGATTCCGATTCAAAAGTAAATTACGTTGATAAGGAAGAACTTGAGGCTAACAAGAACAGGATTATTCAGGTGCTCGACGAGTTCAGTGTGCAGATCAGGAGCATCAGAGCAACGGTAGGACCTACCATTACCTTGTACGAAATAACCCCTGCACAGGGTATTCGCATCTCAAAAATTAAGAATCTCGAAGACGACATTGCGCTAAGACTTGCTGCAATCGGTATTCGTATCATTGCTCCTATGCCCGGAAAGGGCACTATCGGTATTGAAGTGCCTAACAAGAAACCGTCAATCGTGTCGATGTATTCGATTCTCAATTCCAAAAAGTTCCAAGAATCAACGATGGAACTGCCTATTGCATTGGGAAAGACCATTACAAACGAAGTGTATATGGTGGATTTGGCGAAGATTCCGCACTTGCTCGTGGCTGGCGCAACTGGTCAGGGTAAATCCGTTGGATTGAATGCCATCATCACTTCATTGCTCTACAAGAAGCATCCTAACGAACTGAAGATAGTTCTTGTAGACCCTAAGAAGGTTGAATTTAGCGTTTATTCGCCGATTGCAAAGCCTTTTATGGCAGCCGTTGAGGAAAATGAGGACGAGCCAATCATTACGGATGTTCAGAAAGTAGTGAAGACGCTCAAGGGACTCTGCGTTATGATGGATGAGAGATACAATCTCCTGAAGTCTGCCAGTGCAAGAAACATCAAGGAATACAATCAGAAGTATCTCAGCCACAAGCTGAATCCGGAGGAGGGACACGAATTTATGCCGTACATCGTTGTGATTATCGACGAGTTCGGAGACCTTATTCTCACGGCAGGCAAGGAAATAGAAATGCCTATTACCCGCATTGCGCAGTTGGCTCGTGCCGTGGGAATGCACATGATCATCGCCACGCAGCGTCCTACAACATCTATCATCACGGGTAATATAAAGGCGAACTTCCCCGGACGCATCGCATTCCGAGTAGGCGCAATGATGGATTCGAGAATCATTCTCGACCGTCCCGGCGCACAGCAATTAGTGGGTCGAGGCGATATGCTCTATCTGAACGGAGGCGAACCGATACGTGTTCAGTGTGCATTTGTAGATACGCCGGAAGTTGAAAATATATCCGATTTCATCGCAAATCAGCCCGGTCCTGTTCTGCCGTTGGAGATTCCGGAACCTATTGCCGAAGAAGGTGGAGCGTCAGGTGGCGTAGGACTCGATTCATCGAGCATCGATCCACTATTCGAGGAGGCAGCCAAGGCAATTGTATTGAACCAACAAGGCTCAACGAGTATGATTCAGCGACGTTTCTCCATCGGCTACAATAGAGCCGGCCGACTTATGGATCAGATGGAAAAAGCGGGAATTGTGGGAGCTGCACAAGGCTCAAAGCCGCGCGAAGTGCTCATTACGGACGAAGTAAGTCTCGACGCCTTGCTGTCCACCTTAAAATAG
- a CDS encoding class I SAM-dependent rRNA methyltransferase has product MYKNIYLKKGKEDSLLRRHPWVFSGAIAGMDDGLAEGDIVRVLTRSGDFIGVGHYQIGSITVRILSFEDRPINDGFWSERLASALDVRKSIGVIRNGDDTSTPNNTYRLVHGEGDNLPGLIVDVYDKTCVVQAHSVGMHVCRFDIAKALKAVLGDNVDSIYYKSETTLPFKAELGQENGFIYGDTDNNIAIENGLKFHIDWLKGQKTGFFIDQRENRSLLEYYAKDRTVLNMFCYTGGFSVYAMRGGAKTVHSVDSSAKAVELTNENVALNFPNDERHAAYCEDAFKYLDENDDKYDLIILDPPAFAKHRSALKNGLRGYTRLNVKGFDKIRKGGILFTFSCSQVVTKEQFRQAVFTAAAQAGRKVRILHQIHQPADHPINIYHLEGEYLKGLVLYVE; this is encoded by the coding sequence ATGTACAAGAATATATATCTGAAAAAAGGAAAAGAAGACAGTTTGCTCCGACGCCATCCGTGGGTTTTCTCGGGAGCAATCGCAGGAATGGACGATGGTCTTGCTGAAGGCGATATCGTTAGAGTGTTAACCCGTTCCGGCGATTTCATCGGTGTAGGCCATTATCAGATTGGTTCGATAACGGTAAGAATCCTTTCGTTTGAAGACAGACCTATCAATGACGGATTCTGGAGCGAAAGACTCGCCTCCGCATTGGATGTCCGCAAATCAATCGGTGTAATCAGAAACGGCGATGACACTTCTACACCAAACAACACATACAGATTGGTACACGGCGAAGGCGACAATCTGCCCGGATTAATCGTCGATGTGTACGACAAGACCTGCGTTGTTCAGGCGCATTCAGTGGGAATGCACGTTTGCAGATTCGATATTGCGAAGGCACTCAAAGCCGTTTTGGGCGACAATGTAGACAGTATCTATTACAAGAGCGAGACCACATTACCTTTCAAAGCAGAATTAGGACAAGAAAACGGCTTCATATATGGCGATACAGACAACAATATTGCCATCGAAAACGGGCTGAAGTTCCATATTGATTGGCTGAAAGGTCAAAAGACAGGATTCTTCATCGACCAGAGGGAAAACCGAAGTCTGCTCGAATACTATGCAAAGGACAGAACCGTTCTGAATATGTTCTGCTACACCGGAGGCTTTTCCGTGTATGCTATGCGTGGTGGTGCCAAGACGGTTCACTCGGTGGATAGTTCAGCAAAAGCCGTGGAACTGACGAACGAGAACGTTGCCCTGAACTTCCCCAATGACGAACGCCACGCCGCATATTGCGAGGATGCCTTCAAATATCTCGATGAAAACGACGATAAATACGACTTAATTATTCTCGACCCACCTGCATTTGCCAAACACCGCAGCGCACTGAAGAATGGTTTGCGTGGTTATACGCGTTTGAATGTTAAGGGATTTGACAAAATAAGAAAAGGTGGTATTCTCTTCACTTTCAGTTGTTCACAGGTCGTTACAAAGGAACAATTCCGTCAGGCTGTGTTTACTGCGGCTGCTCAGGCAGGCAGAAAGGTAAGAATATTGCATCAGATTCATCAGCCTGCCGACCATCCTATCAACATTTATCACTTGGAAGGCGAGTATCTGAAAGGACTTGTGCTTTATGTTGAATAA
- a CDS encoding LolA-like putative outer membrane lipoprotein chaperone, with protein MNIKRHLCLILGIALSIGTFAQNAKTVLDKCAKQLTIKSGASANFSVSGGSEGNTSGTILLKDKKFKVTTPEMTVWFDGKTQWSYMKSTNEVNISTPNESQRMSINPYSFLTLYKSGYNMSMKTVNNGYEVHLKAIHPARSMQEFYVTVSKSYVLQKIKMLQGKQWLTINVSNIKAAKQPDNTFTFNKNQYSSAEIVDLR; from the coding sequence ATGAACATTAAAAGACATTTATGCCTCATACTTGGCATAGCACTCAGCATAGGAACGTTTGCGCAGAATGCAAAAACAGTTTTGGATAAGTGCGCAAAGCAACTGACAATTAAGTCCGGAGCTTCTGCCAACTTCAGTGTTTCGGGTGGAAGTGAGGGAAACACGTCGGGAACAATCCTCTTGAAGGACAAGAAATTCAAGGTTACGACTCCCGAAATGACGGTATGGTTCGACGGAAAGACTCAATGGTCGTATATGAAGAGTACAAACGAGGTAAACATCTCAACGCCAAACGAGTCTCAGCGTATGTCCATCAATCCTTACAGTTTCCTCACTTTGTATAAGAGCGGCTACAATATGTCGATGAAAACGGTAAATAATGGATACGAGGTTCATTTGAAGGCCATCCATCCGGCGCGCAGTATGCAGGAGTTCTATGTAACCGTGTCAAAATCTTACGTCTTGCAGAAAATCAAAATGCTGCAAGGCAAGCAATGGCTGACCATCAATGTTTCCAACATCAAGGCGGCAAAGCAGCCCGACAATACGTTTACGTTCAACAAGAACCAGTATTCTTCGGCTGAAATCGTAGATTTGAGATAA